In the Thunnus thynnus chromosome 24, fThuThy2.1, whole genome shotgun sequence genome, TCATTAATTTCTGTGTCAGTTGAGGTTGATATCATTCTAACTCCTTCAGCGAAGCCGTCAAACTGATCTCACAAAGTACAGGAACTGTCGTTTGCCTCCATCTGTTCAGCTACAGCCGACATATCTACCATTGTAACACAcaagatttaatttaaatctgCACCAGGTGCTGCCATCTTGAATTAGGCAAAAGCAGCAGATTCAAGTTCAACCACCAATCACAGGGCAGAGTCCAACCCCCTGACTTTGGATATTTCACTGGAGCAAGTTTCACAATAGATAAAttaaagtatatatataaatgtataaataaataataaagttatgaatagatgaataaatgtgtgaataaatgaataagttattattatacaaatatgtaaataaaaaaataaatagataaatacacaagtaaatttaacatttatatatttaatgtctcatttaatttgtgatttatttatttattgtgataattaagcattaaattacataattagTCATTAATTTTAGCATTtgattatataattatttatgtatttatacatttaGTTTCTGCCCTTAAAACCCTCCATATAAAACTAGAGCAGGACATACtcgattaaagaaaaaatacatttcagtgatTAAAGTTCAGATGAAATGGCATTTCGAGAGTATCTAACTTCCTTATCGTGACGTATTTCAGAgtgaaacaggacagacaggcGGTACATAACgttgggaggaatttgatttgaacgtTGAAAAGATGATTGATGGCTGAATGTTATGAGACtattggttgaaattggttgGCTCAAGTCTGCTTAAGCACACGTCATACTTTGAtttaagaatacaaagaaattgggtttttttgtattttttggcatatattgttaaataggtaCACAATATGATCAGCGATGTGATCTTAAGGAGttaaaaaagcattaaaaaaaaaaaaaaagcaacagaaatttgcattcacttgtttttgttttattttacagaagaGCCACTCTACAGGAAAATAGGTGACAAAGCTGTTCTCACACCAGACTCTGTAGTGAATCCCATCAAGAGCATAGCATGGACGCATGGACCCAGTATTGCCATGGAGTGGTTTCGGAATGGAGACGAGACTTCCTCCTACCGACAATTCAAAGGTACCACTTTAATCTAAATCAAGCTGTTTGGTAGCCAGGGATCAAAGATTTTACACATTAGTCTCAAATACATTTAGGTTGAGATTTTcgttcaaattttattttaatttatattttaatgaattattttacagtatttaatagGTTTTTCCCAGATTTTGGCTAAATTAATGGATTGTATAATAATACAGggattttaatgtgttttctgcacGAATTGAGTTCTTTAAGGAGTATAGCCTAATAAATTTGACAAATACAATTAATACTAACCCtgaattttcacttttattaaaatattaaggCCCTTTAAAGGTGTACTATTAAATAAGATAtcaatttaaagtgtttttggtcaAAAAAGTCTGTAAATTGTGCAGATAAGCCCCAAATATCCGAATATGTTGCAATCCATagatttattatttcattatcccTGTAAAACCCAATTAAATACTCTAATTATATACTTATCAATGAGTAAATGAATGGAATTAGGGTTATAAAAAGGGATTCACTTGCTTTTTCTGTGGGAAATGAAAACCagactttttttgtattaaaatcagctgttctacaaacatttttagtgttttaaagtgcatatttcTCCAGCTGCCCACTCTTAAGTGACCAACATTTGAAATAAGTGGCTCTAGTTGACAACATGCTTTAAGATGACTAAAAATCCCTGTTTAGAAGCTAAACCTGTGCATTTTTTTGCAGATCGTGGTTCGCTGAACACTTCAACTGGAGCGCTGACGATCACAGGACTGACTCCAGACGACAGCGGCAACTACACAGTAGagatcaacaacaaagtcaccagCAAGACTGAACTCCTGGTTATCTGTAAGTGGAGGAATTGTGTATGAAGTTTGTCTTAGTTTATCAAAATGGCCctaaattcaaaggaaatgtctttttgttttgttttctatcagctCTTGTCTCTAAACCCACCGTCTCTGTTTGGTGTGTGATGATCTACTGTATCCTCACCTGTAATGGCGACACCACAGGCGCTGAACCAGTCACCTACTGGTGGACGTCAGGTAACACGACGTGGTCTTCAACCAAGGAGCATAAAATAACAATGGTAAACACAggataatgatgtttgtgtgtctcatcagtaacagataaatcatGTTGCAAGAATAAACCAGAATCTAGTCTTTAAATTGATTCACATATTCAGGCATCAGTTGGTGACCAGCTGAGGCAGAATCCAGGCTGTGCAGTTTAGGATATTTAGACAGTTTAGAATATTTCTGAAATTAGCTTTAACTGTATCTGGTATGTTAAATATGTAGTGTGTTGTCTCtggtaaataaacaatatagaattaaataaactgaacagcaacatgaacaaacctgcagaaaataaagatttcagaTCATGGAATGGGCCAGACTTGTCTCTGTAAAGTCATAAAAAGTGACAACAAGAGCTGCATTTAGATACAAggttggacatttttatttgtattcaaTTAACAGGCAACTGTTGAGATaatctaatattttatatgaacctcacagtttcacaaaacattcaaagatATTTCACTACAAGTTTAAACCTTCAGtgttcacacatttttaaaactctgaatataaatatgtaataaagcatcacattaattaatttgtaaattaatttattaagtccagtatttattgtacaattagatatcaataaattaaatgatttattactaTTTCTGTGACACTTTTGGTCCTCTATACACCAGATGTGACGATTAGTGTTTTTGTATCTCTTTTGTTTCCCATACAATCTTGTgtgtgataaaaatgtgatattagaAAACTTGACAGGTTTCTCTGTTAATTACTTTATATCTATTTGTGatacaaagaaaaaatcaaCAAGATGTTAGAGATTGCCCAAATAAAGATTTAGTATTCTACCAAAGCCTGCTAGTATACTGTAATTTATACTGGATAATTCAGTCTTGCAGATGTGCTAAATAGTGGATTACAGCTTATATAGTGAAAAGCTGATGACTGAATGACTAAGTAGCCACATCACTGTGTTGTCTCTGATGTTATTGTTGGTAATCTGGACatactgtaaaaagacaaagtgagctCCTCAAAAGATTTGTATGTTTGGTTTATGAACTTTCAgctaatattgtttttctcccaATTTCTAGGAAGACAAGGAGCCGTGGTTCTGCTGTGCGTTTGAAAACCCAGTCAGCTTCAACAGCAGTGAAAAAGTCCCCAACCCCTTCATCAAATGTGAGTTATCACAccaacaaatatctgctgtaacacatttaatgtattaatgcttcttactgtttttactaaacatgacattgtactcaatgtcctcataggagttacaaaacatgttctaacagcattaaatgactaaatgacgagctttgagtttattatttttctgtattgggtcacctcagagtgcattatcaaagatgggatcagctaacgacattagaatacaatatagtgtccttgtaaactatttgttgttttaattatttattctttcacttttttgtaGGGGTTCTGATATGGACGTTCATCTTCATAGCAGTATTTATTCTGGTCgtgtgcatcatcatcatctatttCAGATGCACAAGGAGAGCACGTAAGAagttacaaaatattttatttattttgatgcactaaataaactgtattttgatggtctgatataaatcaaatctttgacttgaatttacattctttatatttctttaggtgtggtatattaatatttatgtaaatttgactgataatgttaatctagttgtgcatcatacatattcaagttctttcaagagtgtgattctaccaacaatattagtcctgatgatgtattttcatgctaagagacaggaagtttctatcctcatgcaaacatccacaaccaacaccaagagattctctccagatgtttgatgaatctgcataaaaggatgtttcagggttgatttgttgtcttagtggttaaagctcataacaaataactgcaacatcactaccTTTCATGTCTCCATCTACACAACTGAAGGCAAAAATGCTAATTAGGTAAGCTTACTTTCACTGTAAAATCACTTAGTGTCTCAAtacattttaccaacaaaaaAGTACatgttcaacaaaacaaaaaataaaatatttttatagctTTTTACAAAAAGCTGTAAATAAGGAACAGAATCAGAACAAGGTAGTAATTACACAATTAAATTGTAGTAaaataatagatagatagattaaatGGGTTAAGATGCTGACCATGAACCACAGTATCTCTCAGATCAGACAATTTTCCTGTCTCAATATATTTAAGGGAAATATGCCAATAACTAgttaattttttattgtaaaatcacaaagtgtaaaaagaaagaagacaattacagaaagagaaaataataacaacatacattatattaaacatacatgatactattcagttataggagtggcaaaaattggatttaagaggtgaagcgtcgaccatgaaccacaacgtccctgattcatgtttgattagggacctttattgattgttgttcttcatctctctctaaatgcaaatgaaattacaggacttctttatctcttttgcttagtggcaacatcagaagacaacttcctaattagagctgaaaatgtaaagtagaggttcattgataaacacactgaaaggcaccagagacagtctgcctttctgtatctgtatgtctgaggtctttgaagccataaaaaagccttgaaggttcgatttttaaaaggtcaagaccaggcgagtcttcagctgtactgcagagactgtgtgttgtcactaaactaaaacgtatgactcattacattttctttggctgattcttcctcacctctgagaacattgtcagagtattaggaaaacccatctctcatgactctacacatattgtggCAGAATTTTCTGTCAGCTTTTGATGGTGGGTGTTAACCTGCTTCTGTGTTGAAACTGTAAACGACATCATCCTGATTCAGCACAAATATTCACAACATGATGTGTTTGAGCTCATGATGTTCATTGTTGAgtaacacacagtctgtttactggtaaataaacagaaattataaaacaaaacatgattaatgaagaattccagtgagttaacacacacttattcatcttcaatacaggagaagctcaAAGGagatggcaaggtaagatagaacattttcacattggtcacctatttgtctttaataattttagagtatttaacatgacaatattttaaataatgttctgttttcatgcatccggCACtttaaagtaattaatatctaaacttttacaaacaaaaaccagtgtttcaaatgcattcaatctacttttttttgctgaattttaaaaaacaattaaataaaagtcttaaattggacacattgttagttgttgttgatttagtaatgtgatgttttcctaacagacaaatgaagttttatggtcatcaatcatactgctgttagttttaacagataaaattaaaacatgtattctaataaatagataata is a window encoding:
- the LOC137177247 gene encoding V-set and immunoglobulin domain-containing protein 1-like isoform X3, yielding MIYCVLTCNGDTTGAEPVTYRWTSGDKSLSSAKEHKITKEDNELWFSCAFENPVSFNSSEKVRNPFNKEPLYRKIGDKAVLTPDSVVNPIKSIAWTHGPSIAMEWFRNGDETSSYRQFKDRGSLNTSTGALTITGLTPDDSGNYTVEINNKVTSKTELLVISLVSKPTVSVWCVMIYCILTCNGDTTGAEPVTYWWTSGNTTWSSTKEHKITMEDKEPWFCCAFENPVSFNSSEKVPNPFIKWVLIWTFIFIAVFILVVCIIIIYFRCTRRAREAQRRWQEFLQRWDKEFQEMLDKVNSKIPEINKTSTQDLETAESPDTSNETERPASLVEETSPQDTTSTGPPETSNETEMSVLLPPVQETSTQDLTSVVTQDPSNETEESPMIPDNAETRC
- the LOC137177247 gene encoding V-set and immunoglobulin domain-containing protein 1-like isoform X2, with protein sequence MIYCVLTCNGDTTGAEPVTYRWTSGDKSLSSAKEHKITKEDNELWFSCAFENPVSFNSSEKVRNPFNKEPLYRKIGDKAVLTPDSVVNPIKSIAWTHGPSIAMEWFRNGDETSSYRQFKDRGSLNTSTGALTITGLTPDDSGNYTVEINNKVTSKTELLVISLVSKPTVSVWCVMIYCILTCNGDTTGAEPVTYWWTSGNTTWSSTKEHKITMEDKEPWFCCAFENPVSFNSSEKVPNPFIKWVLIWTFIFIAVFILVVCIIIIYFRCTRRAREAQRRWQEFLQRWDKEFQEMLDKVNSKIPEINKTSTQDLETAESPDTSNETERPASLVEETSPQDTTSTGPPETSNETERSTTSPDVPETSTQDLETAESPDPSNETEMSVLLPPVENPSTQDPTSVVTQDPSNETEESAMIPDNAETRC
- the LOC137177247 gene encoding V-set and immunoglobulin domain-containing protein 1-like isoform X4 → MIYCVLTCNGDTTGAEPVTYRWTSGDKSLSSAKEHKITKEDNELWFSCAFENPVSFNSSEKVRNPFNKEPLYRKIGDKAVLTPDSVVNPIKSIAWTHGPSIAMEWFRNGDETSSYRQFKDRGSLNTSTGALTITGLTPDDSGNYTVEINNKVTSKTELLVISLVSKPTVSVWCVMIYCILTCNGDTTGAEPVTYWWTSGNTTWSSTKEHKITMEDKEPWFCCAFENPVSFNSSEKVPNPFIKWVLIWTFIFIAVFILVVCIIIIYFRCTRRAREAQRRWQEFLQRWDKEFQEMLDKVNSKIPEINKTSTQDLETAESPDTSNETERPASLVEETSPQDTTSTGPPETSNETEMSVLLPPVENPSTQDPTSVVTQDPSNETEESAMIPDNAETRC